In the Doryrhamphus excisus isolate RoL2022-K1 chromosome 2, RoL_Dexc_1.0, whole genome shotgun sequence genome, AGCGGTTCGGCCTTTGAGCTACACGTACCGTGATGAGGACACAGTGGGCGTCTTCGAGCTGCACCGACTCGCCAGCGACAATCTCGGCCAGACGCTGCGTGTCGCTCACTCTGACGATGCTGATGTCGTTGTCGAAGCAGAAAGACTGAATGAGAGTGAAGTGGATCTGCAGAGCAATGTCACATTCGAACTCCTCGTCCGTGGCCAGCACGCAGAAGGACACGCTGTCTGGATCtctgtgataaaaaaataataaaaatgaactgTGTTAGAATCCACGTGTAAAAGATATTGATGAATTCACTTCAAGTTCAATACTTACAGATTCATCACTTTCGCGCACTCGTAGACGCCCACGGTGAGGGAGTCGTTGTCTTTGGCGGCAACCAGCACCTCCTCCAGGGCTTTTCCGGTGCACGGAGCAC is a window encoding:
- the gadd45gb.1 gene encoding growth arrest and DNA-damage-inducible, gamma b, tandem duplicate 1, with product MTLEEVLTQKSTDRAPCTGKALEEVLVAAKDNDSLTVGVYECAKVMNLDPDSVSFCVLATDEEFECDIALQIHFTLIQSFCFDNDISIVRVSDTQRLAEIVAGESVQLEDAHCVLITNPSDGSWEDPALEKLHLFCEESRRLNDWVPEISLPGR